One genomic region from Croceicoccus sp. YJ47 encodes:
- the dapF gene encoding diaminopimelate epimerase, which translates to MQIPFTKMHGLGNDFVVLDARESSLPPLGPATAAALADRHTGIGCDQLVLIEPSRHADWKMRIFNADGSEVEACGNAARAVGMLIGGAVSLETLGGDIRAVPDGGGIAVDMGVPRFGWQDVPLAYAMDTLSLPLGWDGLENPVCVNVGNPHAVFFVADADAVALDTLGPVIENDAVFPERINVNVASVTARDAISLRVWERGAGLTRACGTGACATAVAAMRRGLTGRDVTVTLPGGPLSIRWDDDDRITMTGPATIAFTGQFDWGDYA; encoded by the coding sequence ATGCAGATCCCTTTCACCAAGATGCACGGGCTGGGCAATGATTTCGTCGTGCTGGACGCGCGCGAAAGCAGCCTGCCGCCACTCGGCCCGGCCACGGCCGCAGCGCTCGCCGACCGTCACACGGGCATCGGCTGCGATCAGCTCGTATTGATCGAACCGTCGCGGCATGCGGACTGGAAAATGCGGATTTTCAATGCCGATGGGAGCGAGGTCGAGGCCTGCGGCAATGCCGCCCGCGCGGTCGGCATGCTGATCGGCGGGGCGGTATCGCTCGAAACGCTGGGCGGCGATATTCGCGCCGTGCCCGACGGCGGCGGCATTGCGGTCGACATGGGCGTGCCGCGTTTCGGGTGGCAGGATGTTCCGCTCGCCTATGCAATGGACACGCTTTCCTTGCCGCTGGGGTGGGACGGCCTCGAAAATCCGGTGTGCGTGAATGTCGGCAACCCGCATGCGGTGTTCTTCGTCGCCGATGCCGATGCGGTGGCACTCGACACGCTTGGCCCCGTTATCGAAAACGATGCGGTCTTTCCCGAACGGATCAATGTCAATGTCGCAAGCGTAACGGCGCGCGACGCGATCTCTCTGCGCGTATGGGAGCGCGGCGCCGGGCTCACGCGTGCGTGCGGAACCGGCGCGTGCGCGACCGCGGTGGCGGCGATGCGGCGGGGGCTGACGGGCCGTGACGTGACCGTGACCCTGCCGGGCGGCCCGCTTTCCATCCGGTGGGACGATGATGACCGCATCACCATGACCGGCCCGGCGACCATCGCCTTTACAGGACAGTTCGATTGGGGCGATTACGCGTGA
- a CDS encoding bifunctional diguanylate cyclase/phosphodiesterase, giving the protein MAKSRQHKHEKRGEAADRPPVLPLGVMIGALVTFIAQLCYALPMFWSYMRGNTAARADLTPISALLLNIALILLGWFRYRDLRAEIAAHRRDASRARSLALTDALTGALNRRSLMPELDARLEQARNTGRAVAFLMVDIDRFKQVNDLNGHRAGDAVLVEVVSRIRALLPDHACIARLGGDEFACVLDYDSDAPGALEEVCARLVVAASRPIAVAGGSICVTLSLGIASSLDIAKCKAPGSAALLHMADMAMYHAKKHGRDRFHWYTPEMESELQRRSALENGIRRGIAQGEFVPYYEQQVDLETGRLTGFEMLARWQNPELGLITPDAFIPVAEEMNVIAELSETVIAQALRDAREWDRELILSVNISPVQIRDPWFAHRLVKLLAAANFPGERLEIEISEGCLREDMALVRSMITSLKNQGVRVSLDDFGNSYASMSELRALPFDRVKIDRGFIAQLTCQEESEAAVHAISAIAQGFDLPVTVEGVESGPVRNLLRKMGRFKGQGYYYGRPEPAERVRARLRSEARLVVNEPPRTERDATKAERDNPNTAWRP; this is encoded by the coding sequence ATGGCGAAAAGCAGGCAACACAAGCACGAGAAACGCGGGGAGGCAGCGGACCGTCCGCCTGTCCTGCCGCTCGGCGTGATGATCGGCGCGCTCGTGACCTTCATCGCGCAGCTTTGCTATGCCTTGCCGATGTTCTGGAGCTATATGCGCGGCAATACCGCTGCGCGCGCAGACCTCACCCCGATCAGCGCGCTTCTGCTCAATATCGCGCTCATCCTGCTCGGATGGTTCCGGTATCGCGATCTTCGGGCCGAAATCGCCGCCCATCGCCGCGATGCGAGCCGCGCCCGGTCGCTTGCGCTTACCGATGCGCTGACCGGGGCGCTCAACCGACGCTCGCTCATGCCCGAACTCGACGCACGGCTCGAACAGGCGCGCAATACCGGGCGCGCCGTGGCCTTTCTCATGGTCGATATCGACAGGTTCAAGCAGGTCAACGACCTCAACGGCCACCGCGCGGGCGATGCCGTCCTCGTCGAGGTGGTCTCCCGCATACGCGCGCTTCTGCCCGACCATGCGTGCATCGCGCGGCTCGGCGGTGACGAATTTGCCTGCGTGCTGGATTACGACAGCGACGCACCCGGCGCGCTGGAGGAAGTGTGTGCGCGGCTCGTCGTCGCGGCAAGCCGGCCCATTGCGGTTGCCGGCGGCTCGATCTGCGTGACGCTTTCGCTCGGCATCGCGTCGAGCCTCGATATCGCAAAATGCAAGGCGCCCGGTTCGGCCGCGCTGCTGCACATGGCCGACATGGCGATGTATCACGCCAAGAAGCACGGCCGCGACCGATTCCACTGGTACACGCCGGAGATGGAGAGCGAACTGCAACGGCGCAGCGCGCTCGAAAACGGTATCCGCCGCGGCATCGCACAAGGGGAATTCGTTCCCTATTACGAGCAGCAGGTGGACCTCGAAACCGGCAGGCTGACGGGCTTCGAAATGCTTGCCCGCTGGCAAAATCCGGAACTGGGGCTCATCACCCCGGATGCGTTCATTCCCGTTGCCGAGGAAATGAACGTGATCGCCGAATTGTCCGAGACCGTGATTGCGCAGGCGTTGCGCGATGCACGCGAATGGGATCGGGAGCTGATCCTGTCGGTCAATATCTCCCCGGTGCAGATCCGCGATCCGTGGTTCGCGCATCGCCTGGTCAAGCTTCTGGCTGCGGCGAATTTTCCGGGCGAGCGGCTCGAAATCGAAATTTCCGAAGGATGCCTGCGCGAGGATATGGCGCTCGTGCGCTCGATGATCACCAGCCTCAAGAATCAGGGGGTGCGCGTCAGCCTCGACGATTTCGGCAACAGCTATGCGTCCATGTCCGAACTGCGCGCGCTGCCCTTTGACAGGGTGAAGATCGATCGCGGCTTCATCGCGCAGCTCACCTGTCAGGAAGAGAGCGAGGCCGCGGTGCACGCGATCAGCGCCATCGCGCAAGGGTTCGACCTCCCCGTCACGGTCGAGGGCGTCGAAAGTGGTCCCGTGCGCAACCTGCTGCGCAAGATGGGGCGGTTCAAGGGACAGGGCTATTATTACGGGCGCCCCGAACCGGCCGAGCGGGTCCGTGCCCGCTTGCGCAGCGAAGCGCGCCTTGTCGTGAACGAGCCGCCGCGCACCGAACGCGATGCCACGAAGGCCGAGAGGGACAATCCGAACACGGCCTGGCGCCCCTGA